A DNA window from Aureibaculum sp. 2308TA14-22 contains the following coding sequences:
- a CDS encoding EamA family transporter, producing the protein MTKPNKTILIVLAFFSIYVIWGSTYLLNKIAVTELPPFKLAAIRFLSASLLIFLIAKLMGISLTISRKQFLNTAIAGFLFLTFGNGVVVWALKYVDSGFAALEISAQPLVVLLLMLIIQKKKIQPMSIVGIVLGMIGMYLLVSQKQIISNENTIIGLIMIFSCMISWGYGSIFVGKADLPTNFFVNTGYQMFTGGIMLLIMSLFFGEQWSNPLEWSGKVQLSMLILITFGSIIAFTSFNYLLKHVSPEKVATSTYVNPIIALALGWYFLEEQITVQSIIAAVILLTGVYFINTAKKLKVYSRFRK; encoded by the coding sequence ATGACCAAACCAAATAAAACCATTCTTATTGTATTGGCATTTTTTTCTATTTATGTCATTTGGGGCTCAACATATCTTTTAAATAAAATTGCTGTAACCGAACTTCCTCCTTTTAAATTGGCAGCTATTCGATTTTTAAGTGCCAGTTTGCTTATATTTTTAATAGCCAAGCTAATGGGGATAAGTCTTACTATTAGTAGAAAGCAGTTTTTAAATACTGCCATTGCCGGTTTTTTATTTTTAACATTTGGCAATGGAGTAGTGGTGTGGGCCTTAAAATATGTTGATAGTGGTTTTGCAGCTTTAGAAATTTCTGCACAGCCACTTGTAGTATTATTACTAATGCTAATAATACAAAAGAAAAAAATTCAACCCATGTCAATCGTTGGTATTGTGTTGGGTATGATTGGAATGTACTTACTGGTAAGTCAAAAACAAATCATCAGTAATGAAAATACAATTATAGGGTTAATAATGATTTTTTCCTGTATGATAAGTTGGGGCTATGGAAGTATATTTGTTGGTAAAGCAGATTTGCCTACCAATTTTTTTGTAAACACAGGTTACCAGATGTTTACGGGCGGAATTATGCTATTGATTATGAGCTTGTTTTTTGGAGAACAATGGTCAAATCCATTAGAGTGGAGCGGTAAGGTTCAACTTTCAATGCTGATATTAATTACTTTTGGAAGTATTATCGCTTTTACTTCATTTAATTATCTATTAAAACATGTCTCACCAGAAAAAGTGGCGACCTCTACCTATGTAAATCCAATAATTGCGTTAGCATTAGGCTGGTATTTTTTAGAAGAGCAAATTACCGTACAATCTATTATCGCGGCTGTTATACTTTTAACCGGAGTTTATTTTATTAATACTGCTAAAAAGTTAAAGGTTTATTCCAGATTTAGGAAATAA
- a CDS encoding RNA-binding S4 domain-containing protein, which translates to MKEKTFKLRIDQPYITLNKLLQVLGIAQTGGHAKIMILNEEVMVNGLIETRVRNKLIKGDIVQTSGTTISIV; encoded by the coding sequence ATGAAAGAAAAAACTTTCAAATTAAGAATTGATCAGCCTTATATTACTTTAAATAAATTACTCCAAGTATTAGGGATTGCCCAAACTGGTGGACATGCAAAAATTATGATTCTGAATGAAGAGGTTATGGTCAATGGCCTTATAGAAACTAGAGTCAGAAACAAACTTATAAAAGGAGATATTGTCCAAACCAGTGGCACTACCATAAGTATTGTATAA